A part of Bacteroidia bacterium genomic DNA contains:
- a CDS encoding class I SAM-dependent methyltransferase, with protein MKFALNHIEKVYRVWGRYPFLYKIVSIVTLFGRDPFLRKLAVQTLQLKPGDTVIDIACGSGLNLPFLYKAVGPLGKIIAVDYSSDMLNASRKKAAKNHWHNITFVQTDAARLSLDIQADGILSTFGFSAVPNHKEALKKALNLLKEGKKISLLEAKLPSGIWQVLNPLLAYVYSNATGWDYSKDIAGDLEMLIGCTDIEQFNVKTVYIVSGQR; from the coding sequence CGCCCTCAATCACATCGAAAAAGTATATCGTGTTTGGGGGCGATATCCATTTTTATACAAAATCGTCAGCATTGTCACACTGTTTGGGCGAGATCCTTTCCTGCGGAAACTGGCGGTACAAACCTTACAGCTAAAACCCGGAGATACCGTGATAGACATTGCCTGTGGTTCGGGGTTAAATTTGCCCTTCCTATACAAGGCAGTCGGACCTCTGGGTAAAATCATCGCCGTTGACTATTCCTCCGATATGCTCAACGCTTCCAGAAAAAAAGCCGCAAAAAACCATTGGCACAATATCACTTTTGTTCAGACAGACGCTGCCCGTTTGTCTTTGGATATACAGGCAGACGGCATCCTTTCCACCTTTGGTTTCAGCGCGGTTCCCAACCACAAAGAAGCGCTCAAAAAGGCGCTTAACCTCCTCAAAGAAGGCAAAAAAATATCGCTTTTAGAGGCGAAGCTTCCATCCGGAATATGGCAGGTATTGAACCCGTTGCTCGCCTATGTTTACTCAAACGCTACCGGCTGGGATTACTCGAAGGATATTGCCGGTGATCTTGAGATGCTGATTGGCTGCACAGACATAGAGCAGTTTAACGTGAAGACCGTTTATATAGTCTCGGGACAACGTTAA
- a CDS encoding acyl-CoA dehydrogenase family protein: MDTVTNNQAIKGGEFLMRETEARDVFIPESFSEEQQMMADACRDFAEAEIYPHVDRMDSLEEGFMSSLLEKAGELGLLAITVPEEYGGLGMSFNTSMLIADALGPTGSFSTAYGAHTGIGTLPIQYYGSEAQKARYLPKLGSGEWKASYCLTEPDSGSDANSGKTKAVLNEAGTHYLITGQKMWISNAGFAHVFIVFAKIEDDKNLTAFIVEKDFGGITMNDEEKKMGIKGSSTRQVFFNETPVPVENMLSDRGNGFKIAVNILNIGRIKLGVGAVGGAKAVAALAVRYANERIQFGQPIANFGAIQHKLAEMAIKTYASEAACYRAGQNIEDKINELVANGLSKENAILKGLEQFAIECAILKVHGSEILDFVVDEGVQVYGGMGFSAEAPMERAYRDARITRIYEGTNEINRMLIVGMILKRAMTGELNLMGPAMAVFKELTSLPDFGGDDTRLFAPEKKIIANLKKGLLMVAGKAAQDLGGKLNDEQEILMNLADMAIEIYAAESALLRSEKLVTMRGEAESQHQINLAKVYIYEATDVVYRAGKEAIAAFAKDDDQSMLLMGLKRFTQARLVNTKALRREIAGYMIEKNGYPF; this comes from the coding sequence ATGGATACTGTAACCAATAATCAAGCAATCAAAGGTGGCGAGTTTCTGATGCGGGAAACAGAAGCCCGGGATGTATTTATCCCAGAGTCATTTAGTGAAGAACAGCAGATGATGGCCGATGCCTGTCGCGATTTTGCTGAAGCTGAAATTTATCCTCATGTGGATCGGATGGACAGTCTGGAAGAAGGGTTTATGTCCTCATTACTCGAAAAAGCCGGGGAGCTGGGGCTATTGGCGATTACGGTTCCTGAAGAATATGGTGGTCTGGGCATGAGCTTTAATACTTCCATGCTGATCGCAGATGCGCTCGGCCCCACGGGTTCATTCTCCACGGCATATGGTGCCCATACGGGTATCGGCACACTCCCGATCCAGTATTATGGTTCAGAAGCGCAGAAGGCCCGTTACCTTCCCAAACTCGGTTCCGGGGAGTGGAAAGCCTCGTACTGCCTCACAGAGCCTGATTCGGGTTCGGATGCCAATAGCGGGAAAACCAAAGCGGTACTCAACGAAGCAGGCACCCATTATCTGATTACCGGCCAGAAAATGTGGATTTCCAATGCTGGTTTTGCCCACGTGTTTATTGTATTTGCCAAAATTGAAGATGATAAAAACCTCACAGCTTTTATCGTTGAAAAAGATTTTGGCGGCATCACCATGAATGACGAGGAGAAAAAAATGGGCATCAAAGGCTCTTCCACCCGTCAGGTATTTTTTAATGAGACTCCCGTTCCGGTAGAAAATATGCTCTCTGACCGTGGAAACGGTTTTAAAATCGCCGTTAATATCCTCAATATTGGTCGTATCAAACTGGGTGTTGGTGCTGTGGGTGGTGCCAAGGCGGTTGCTGCCCTGGCAGTTCGTTATGCCAATGAGCGTATTCAGTTTGGTCAGCCTATCGCCAACTTTGGGGCAATTCAGCACAAACTGGCTGAAATGGCCATCAAAACCTATGCATCGGAAGCTGCTTGTTACCGCGCCGGACAAAATATCGAAGACAAAATCAACGAACTGGTAGCCAATGGGCTTTCAAAGGAAAATGCTATTCTCAAAGGCCTGGAACAGTTTGCCATCGAATGTGCGATCCTGAAAGTACACGGTTCTGAAATTCTCGATTTTGTCGTGGACGAAGGGGTACAGGTATATGGAGGAATGGGTTTCTCTGCTGAAGCGCCTATGGAGCGCGCCTATCGCGATGCCCGTATCACCCGCATTTATGAGGGAACCAACGAAATCAACCGGATGTTGATCGTAGGCATGATCCTCAAACGCGCCATGACTGGCGAACTCAACCTGATGGGCCCGGCAATGGCAGTATTTAAAGAACTGACTTCATTGCCTGATTTTGGTGGAGATGACACCCGTCTGTTTGCCCCTGAGAAAAAAATCATTGCTAACCTCAAGAAGGGTTTATTGATGGTCGCCGGAAAAGCTGCACAAGATTTGGGCGGAAAACTCAATGACGAGCAGGAAATTCTGATGAACCTGGCCGATATGGCGATAGAGATTTACGCAGCAGAATCTGCCCTTCTGCGCAGTGAAAAACTCGTTACCATGCGGGGTGAAGCAGAAAGTCAGCATCAAATCAACCTTGCAAAGGTATATATTTACGAGGCAACGGATGTCGTGTACAGAGCCGGAAAAGAAGCGATTGCCGCATTTGCCAAAGACGATGACCAGAGCATGTTGCTGATGGGACTCAAACGTTTTACCCAGGCCCGCCTGGTAAATACAAAAGCCCTCCGCCGTGAAATTGCCGGCTATATGATCGAAAAAAACGGATATCCGTTCTAG
- a CDS encoding PHB depolymerase family esterase, with protein sequence MKSPLRPNALILGFLSILSLFSTACKKPLAENQNLIHSAMTIDHRERTFYLYLPESLKADAPLVFVLHGYTDNARNMMESTGMNTLADKYGFAVCYPQGLTDSSKNTFWQVGYSFHQNMEVDDVSFLSTLALHLQSEYRFSKTRTFATGMSNGGDMCNMLACQASDIFKAVAPVAGCMMKGIFDSCAQSSPIPVFMTNGNADPITWWEGDMADKQGYGPYLSVEENLQFHIARNNCSLVADSDTLIPENDTPVITQKYIHSAIGHQVWMYTVENGKHDWPVMEGEFDIAEEIWKFFSVF encoded by the coding sequence ATGAAGTCTCCTCTCCGCCCAAATGCCCTCATCCTCGGCTTCCTCTCAATCCTGAGCCTGTTTTCAACGGCTTGCAAAAAACCGCTTGCGGAAAATCAGAACCTGATCCATTCCGCGATGACCATCGATCACCGCGAAAGAACATTTTACCTCTATCTTCCAGAATCTCTGAAGGCAGATGCGCCACTTGTTTTTGTGCTTCACGGCTACACCGACAATGCCCGCAATATGATGGAGAGTACAGGCATGAACACCCTTGCCGATAAGTATGGCTTTGCAGTTTGTTATCCGCAGGGACTTACAGACAGCAGCAAAAATACCTTCTGGCAAGTGGGCTATTCCTTTCACCAAAATATGGAGGTGGATGATGTCAGCTTTCTCTCCACCCTCGCATTACACCTGCAAAGTGAATACCGTTTCAGCAAAACCCGCACCTTCGCCACAGGGATGTCCAATGGCGGAGATATGTGCAATATGCTGGCTTGCCAGGCATCCGATATATTCAAAGCCGTTGCACCGGTTGCAGGATGTATGATGAAAGGCATTTTTGACTCCTGTGCCCAATCATCCCCGATCCCTGTTTTTATGACAAACGGAAACGCCGATCCTATTACCTGGTGGGAAGGAGATATGGCGGACAAACAAGGGTACGGGCCCTATCTTTCTGTGGAAGAGAACCTGCAATTTCATATCGCCCGAAACAATTGTAGCCTCGTCGCAGACTCCGATACCCTGATCCCCGAAAATGATACACCAGTCATCACCCAAAAATATATCCATTCTGCTATCGGGCATCAGGTATGGATGTACACTGTGGAAAATGGCAAACACGATTGGCCTGTAATGGAAGGGGAGTTTGATATAGCCGAAGAAATCTGGAAGTTCTTTAGTGTATTTTAA
- a CDS encoding sulfatase, which produces MRLIFLSILLALILPISAYAQSKNGQPNILWLIGEDLGPELSCYGHPEVQTPNLDRLAASGVRYLHAFSTAPVCSPSRSAFMTGMYQTSIGAHNHRSHRDDGYTLPEGVKVITDRLRDAQYFTANIRDISGDPSEKFFRGTGKTDWNFSYTGKPFDSDKWADLKGNQPFYAQINFSETHRGTDWNEAHLHIDKPADPEKVVFPPYYPDHPEVRKDWAQYLNAAMALDKKIGYVLRKLEEDGLADNTVIIFMGDHGRAMIRGKQWPYESGLSIPLIISWPQNRNFPLPAGFVPGSVNDQLVQTIDISATTLDIAGITPPLIMQGRVIFGVNAAPPRQFAFGGRDRCDETVDRIRTVRDSRFRYIRNFYPERPFFQLNRYKEHQYPVIKLMRGLYAEGKLTPDQAYLFNPTRPAEELYDLQTDPYEIHNLAGDLLYRQKLEELRSVLDAWVAETNDQGRIPEPPEIPAYWEEQAKKNHEKK; this is translated from the coding sequence ATGCGGTTAATTTTTCTTTCGATTCTGCTGGCCCTGATTCTGCCCATTTCTGCTTACGCTCAAAGTAAAAATGGCCAGCCCAATATTCTTTGGCTCATAGGCGAGGATCTCGGCCCTGAACTCAGCTGCTACGGTCATCCGGAAGTACAAACACCTAACCTCGATCGTCTTGCCGCCTCCGGCGTGCGGTATTTGCATGCGTTTTCCACCGCGCCGGTTTGCTCGCCCAGTCGCTCGGCTTTTATGACAGGCATGTACCAGACCAGCATTGGCGCGCACAACCACCGCTCACACCGCGATGATGGCTATACCCTGCCCGAAGGCGTAAAAGTCATAACGGACCGACTTCGGGATGCGCAATATTTTACCGCTAATATCCGCGATATCTCCGGCGACCCGTCAGAAAAATTTTTTCGGGGAACAGGCAAAACCGACTGGAATTTCTCCTACACCGGCAAACCTTTTGATTCGGATAAATGGGCCGACCTTAAAGGCAATCAGCCTTTTTACGCGCAGATCAACTTCTCCGAAACTCACCGCGGCACCGACTGGAACGAAGCGCATCTGCATATTGACAAGCCGGCTGATCCCGAAAAAGTGGTTTTCCCGCCCTATTATCCTGACCATCCGGAAGTGAGAAAAGACTGGGCACAATACCTGAATGCCGCCATGGCCCTCGACAAAAAGATCGGTTATGTGCTTCGCAAACTGGAAGAAGACGGGCTCGCCGATAATACGGTGATTATTTTTATGGGAGACCACGGCCGCGCCATGATACGGGGCAAACAATGGCCTTACGAAAGTGGGCTTTCTATTCCCCTGATTATTTCCTGGCCACAAAACCGCAATTTTCCGCTGCCAGCGGGTTTTGTACCGGGCTCTGTCAACGACCAACTCGTGCAAACGATCGATATTTCTGCAACTACGCTTGACATTGCCGGTATTACGCCTCCGCTCATCATGCAGGGGCGGGTGATCTTTGGGGTGAATGCGGCGCCTCCCCGGCAGTTTGCCTTTGGGGGACGCGACCGCTGCGACGAAACGGTGGACCGGATTCGCACCGTGCGGGACAGCCGGTTTCGCTATATACGAAATTTTTATCCCGAAAGGCCTTTCTTTCAGCTCAACCGCTACAAGGAACATCAGTATCCGGTAATCAAGCTCATGCGCGGTCTGTATGCTGAAGGTAAGCTCACACCGGATCAGGCTTATTTGTTTAACCCTACCCGCCCGGCTGAGGAATTGTACGACCTGCAAACCGACCCTTACGAAATTCACAACCTCGCTGGGGATCTGCTTTACCGGCAAAAACTCGAAGAATTGCGGTCTGTCCTTGATGCCTGGGTTGCCGAAACCAATGATCAGGGACGAATACCTGAGCCACCCGAAATTCCCGCTTACTGGGAAGAGCAGGCGAAAAAAAATCACGAGAAAAAGTAG
- a CDS encoding SIMPL domain-containing protein, with product MKRILQIWVFIVLLSPTVKGQMMTADILDNPTRDWNTKSKSNVESNSFVPYKRLVSVSDSTFLITGRILMNLEADAYKITFSLSQQAESLLKSNELINNRINSFTNDIKRLGINEGDIYIDVVAQYPIYGYDLEKKSATQQKEGYEINKNVIIRFDSLALVEQLISLAAQNDIHDAVKLDYILYDIEGVYEKLFYEAIAIIEKKKKLYLLATNLKISDQAMIFSEQFQFVFPSQRYKGYQAFESSGLEYYGSGSKRFVEEERKKTTRYYDEINFSEFDKCINPEKIEIGLQAVFEIQVKYERHKD from the coding sequence ATGAAAAGGATCCTCCAGATTTGGGTATTCATAGTTCTTTTATCGCCGACAGTTAAAGGCCAGATGATGACTGCCGATATACTTGACAATCCGACCAGAGATTGGAACACCAAAAGTAAATCGAATGTAGAATCCAACTCATTCGTACCATATAAGCGTTTAGTTTCTGTTTCAGATTCAACTTTTCTTATTACAGGAAGAATTCTGATGAATCTTGAAGCAGACGCTTATAAAATCACTTTCAGTCTTAGTCAACAGGCCGAGTCCCTATTAAAATCTAATGAATTGATTAACAATAGAATTAATTCATTTACGAATGATATCAAACGCCTGGGTATAAATGAAGGGGATATTTATATTGATGTGGTTGCCCAGTATCCCATTTATGGTTATGATCTTGAAAAAAAATCAGCAACCCAGCAAAAAGAAGGATATGAAATTAACAAAAATGTTATTATCCGGTTTGATTCTTTGGCATTAGTAGAACAACTAATAAGCCTCGCGGCTCAAAATGATATTCACGATGCAGTAAAACTGGATTATATACTATATGATATAGAAGGTGTTTATGAAAAGCTGTTTTATGAAGCTATTGCCATTATTGAGAAAAAGAAGAAGCTATACCTGCTTGCTACCAACCTGAAAATATCAGATCAGGCAATGATTTTCAGTGAACAATTTCAATTTGTATTCCCCAGTCAGCGGTACAAAGGATACCAGGCTTTTGAATCCTCTGGCCTGGAGTATTATGGTTCAGGATCGAAAAGATTTGTAGAGGAAGAAAGGAAAAAAACCACCAGATATTATGATGAGATCAATTTTTCTGAATTTGATAAGTGTATTAACCCGGAAAAAATAGAAATAGGTCTCCAGGCTGTTTTTGAAATTCAGGTCAAATATGAACGTCACAAAGACTAG